The following is a genomic window from Apodemus sylvaticus chromosome 10, mApoSyl1.1, whole genome shotgun sequence.
tgtctggtgctgcTGTCCTGGATGTTTTCCATGCTGAATTCCATGTTGCACACCCTACTTTTGGAAAGGTTGTCATTTTGTGAAGACAATGTGATTCACCACTTTTTCTGTGACATATCTGCCCTGCTCAAGTTGGCCTGTtctgatatttatataaatgaactTGTGATATTTTTCTTGGGAGGGACCCTTATTGTTATCCCATTCTTACTCATTGTTGTGTCCTATGTACAAATTGTCTCCTCCATTCTAAAGGTTTCATCTACTCGGGCCATCCACAAGGTCTTCTCCACCTGTGGATCCCACCTGTCTGTGGTCTCACTGTTCTATGGGACAATTATTGGTCTCTACTTATGCCCATCAGCTAATAACTTTACAGTAAAGGAGGCTTCCATGGCCATGATGTACACAGTGGTGACTCCCATGCTGAACCctttcatctacagcctgaggaacagagATATACTAGAGGCCCTTTTAAGAGTctttatcaagaaaaaaatctttataatggCCACACTGagatttttacttaaattttagtGAATACATTGATATTAATATTACAAAATGTATTCTTCAAAAGGGACCTACATACAAAAGCATACTGCATTTGCAAAAGGAAGTTTTATAAAGTAGTTCAGTTAGGGAAAGGGACCTTGGTGACTCAGTAAAGTCCTCCTAAGCCTTGAATATTTAATTCTAGAAAATCATAAGGTAAGAACTAATGTTTCATCAGATTCTATTCCTtacattctttttaaagttaCATAAAACAGATTCTTCTGTCGCACAATACATACCAgccacagtttcctctccctccactcctcttAGTCTTTTCTATATCCCCTACCCCAAATTaactccctctccctttcctcatttGAAAACAACTGACCTCCAAGAGAGGAGAACTAAATAccacaaaacaagatacaataataaAAGGTGAAAGCTCTCATATTGAAGATACCCAAGACAGCAGAACAGGAGGAACAGACTCTTAAGATCAGACAAAAGATTCAGAGATAAACCAGAAACCACTGTTTgtagtcccacaaaaacaccaagatAACAGTCCTAATTTATAGACAGAGGACCTGGTAGAGACCTCCTGCAGGACCCATGCTTGGGTTTTCAGGCTTTGGGAGCCCATGTGAGCAATTGTTTACTTAATTTTCTGGGACCATGTTATCCTGGTATCTTCCAACTCCTTTGACTCCTATaatctttccttcccctcttccacagggttcACCTGTCTCTGAGGAGGgagacacaatggaatacttcaaCTTACACTGTCTTTCTGCATAATGATttcctgtgggtctctgaatctcctccatCTGGTGCCAGAAGAATTCTATCTGATAATACCTGGACAAGGCACTAATATATGTGCACAGCAtaatatcattaggaattatttCATTGACTTTTCTCCATTaatgtttggttctaccctaggtctctcCTCTATTCAGTCTATGGTTCCTAGCTATCTAGCCATTGTAGGGCATCAGGTCATTTCATCTACATTCTGAGGAATAAAGACATGAAGAtggtccttataagagttacctgcAATAAAAATTCTTTGTAATGGTAGCACTTGGGATTGTAATAAATGTATTGAGGTAAACATTTTGTATCAGATATTATCCATTGTCATAGGAACTACATGAAAGAATATGCTACAAAACTGTTCAATACATGAAAGAGAGGGAGTTTAGCAGAGTGGCCAAAGTAGGAAAGGTTGTCTTTTAGATCTGGCTACAATTCACTCCTTATCTTGCATAAACAATCCTGGAAATGCATATTGTCTGATACATATCCAGGTATTGTCTAATATGGTCTCCACTCAGCTTGCTGCAAAAATTTATCATTTTACCTTGATTTCTGTGTTCACTCATGTAACAGTTAAAATAGTTTAAGCAGTGGATTCATGACACTGGATAAGAATGAAATATGTTCACTACCCTGCTTCTTTCTATAATTTCCTACTGGTACTCAAAcactgattttgattttttttttcttgactccTCATATTCACCATATACCTATGTTATCTTTTCTGACAAGTCTGAACAAATTTGTTAGAATCATTTTGTACAattgtcatttgtataaaatttGTCTTAATTTGGAATTGATTGATAAATGGGAACAATTCAATTAACTTCTCTAGGAGcaaggtaaaaaaagaaaaagagatagaatCTTATAAGGTCtaatgtatgtttatattttactttgtaaaaCATCTGTTTCTAGTTGATGGCTTGATTTTACTCTTGTGACAGTCTCAAGGAGGTAGAAAAGCTTCTGTTTCACAAACTAAAGAATAAAgagttcttttatgaatgtggatgcccttgtattCTGAGCATTGATGTTTagaattgatagttcttcttggtagacttttcctttgatgtgcaCGAAGTGttcatccttttatttttgatcaCTTTGGGTTGGAAGTCGATTTTATGTAACATTATAATGGCTattccagctcatttcctgggaccgtttgcttggaaaatagttttccagccctttactctgagggttttgcctttgacactgagatgcattccctgtatgcagcaaaatattgggtcctatTTACCtatgcagtctgttagtctatgtcaatatattggggaattgagtacattcatgttaagagatattaaagaatagtaattattgtttcctgttattttttatgttatttttatgtttgtgtgtttatcttcttttgggattgttgaaagaagattattttcttgctttttctagggtgtagcttaCCTCCATGTGTtgtcattttccatctattatcttttgtaaggctggatttgagataaaatattgtgtaaatttgtttttgtcatgtaatatcttgctttctccatctatggtaattgagagttttgttgggtatattagtctgggctggcatgtgttctcttaggatctgtatgaaatctgcccaggaccttttaTAGTATCTGgcgagaagtctgctgtaattctgataggtctgcctttatatgttacttgacatttttaccttattgcttttagtattctttctttgtttagtacatttggtgttttgattattatgtgacaggaagaatttcttttctggtccaatctacttggagttctgtaggcttcttgtatgttcatgggcacctctttctttaggttagggaagttttcttctataattttgttgaagatatttgctggccctttaagctggaaatctttactctcttcgaTACCTATGATCCTTgtattttgtcttctcattgtatcctgaatttcctggatgttttgggttaggagatttttgcattttgcattttctttaactgttgtgtcaatgttttctatggtatcttctgtacctgagattttctcttctttctcttgcattctgttgtaaATGCTTGcatctcctgatttctttcctaggctatctccagagttgtctccctttgtgatttctttttttttctacttctatttttagatcctaggAGGTTTTGTTCAGCTCTTTTACCTGTTTGGtggtattttcctgtaattctttaaaggatttttttgtgtttcctctttaagggcttctacttgtttctctgagttctcctgtatttccttaagggaattatttatgtgcttcttaaagtcctctatcagctacatgagatgtgattttaaatataaatcttgCTTTTTCCGGGGGATTGGGTTATCCAGGAATTGCTGTGGTAggggaactgggttctgatgatgccatgtagttttgttttctgttagtagtgttcttgtgcttgcctttcatcaTCTGGGAATTTCTGGTGTAAGGCTGTCctaatatgcccaggagaggtatagcggggtcctccggaagtgtcatgtccagttttctgaggaaattccagactgatttccaaagtggttgtaccatcttacagccctaccagcagtggaggagtgttcctctttctccacatcctcgccaacacctgctgtctcctgagtttttgaccttagccattctgactggtgtaacgagaaatctcagggttgttttgatttgcatttccctaatgactaatgatgttgagcacttcttaaggtgcctctcggccatccgaatttcttcagatgaaaattctttatttagatctgtaccccatttttaatagggttatttggttccctggggtcgaacttcttgagttctttgtatatattggatattagccccctatcagatgtagggttggtgaatatcctttcccaattagatggttgccgttttgtccttttaacagtgtcctttgcgttacagaaactttgtaattttatgaggtcccatttgtcaattcttgatcttagagcataagctattggtgatctgttcaggaacttttcccctgtgcccttgtcccCCAGGGTCTTccgcactttcttttctattagtttctgtgtgtctggttttacatggaggtccttgatcctcttggagtgaagtttagtacatggagataagaatggatcaattcgcattcttctgcatgctgacctccaattgaacaagcacttttttccactggatgtttttggctccttt
Proteins encoded in this region:
- the LOC127694391 gene encoding olfactory receptor 1468-like, which produces MIKNNQTVISQFLLLGLPIPPEHQHLFYALFLAMYLTTVLGNLIIIILIHLDSHLHTPMYLFLSNLSFSDLCFSSVTMPKLLQSMQSQDTSISYAGCLTQMYFLNLFASLEIFLLVVMAYDRYVAICLPLHYTSIMSPRLCVCLVLLSWMFSMLNSMLHTLLLERLSFCEDNVIHHFFCDISALLKLACSDIYINELVIFFLGGTLIVIPFLLIVVSYVQIVSSILKVSSTRAIHKVFSTCGSHLSVVSLFYGTIIGLYLCPSANNFTVKEASMAMMYTVVTPMLNPFIYSLRNRDILEALLRVFIKKKIFIMATLRFLLKF